A window of Williamwhitmania taraxaci genomic DNA:
CTTTCCCCTATTCACAAAGCGGTAGAGAACCTCAGCGTTGGGAAACTTCTTTTGAACGGCGTTCATGGTGGTGAACTTGTAGAGGTCGTTATCGAGCAGGTCTCTAATTATCATAACCCAAGGTTTTAAAGGTTTATGTTGGTAGAATTGGTAATAACAGCACCCATTGCAAGTGCTCGTTGGTAAATTGGGTCGGCTATTTGCTCAAAGCCGGGTACGTTGGACATGCAATCGTTGAGGATTACCAGCCGCTTCATTAAGTCGGGATAGGCAAACAGCTGCTTAATGGTATTGGCAACGCAGTGGCTTTTTGCCTCTCCAGCAACGAGAATCCTATCAAAGGTTTTCAGCTTCATCACCAGTTCAACATTGAGCTGAGTTTCCGGTGCACCATCAATGGGTACGTTGGATCGTAAGGCTCCAAAGTGCTCGGTAAATGGGTTGGTTCCCTTCACCACAAGCTGGTAAAAGCGACCTTGGCTGGCCCATTGATTTACCGCATTCATAATTTCGGGAACGATGGCAGCGCCTTCACTTCCCATCAGGCAATGCTCGGGCCAAATGGTATGGGGAAATTCGCCCTGCACATCGAGCGCATTTAGATACTGTAAAACCAACTCTTTTTCGAAGCGAGGAATCCAAACTCCCGAAACAATATCAGCATAAGTTATTCCGGTAAACGGTGCAGGAAACTCGCCCTTCCCATTACGCCAGAAACCGGGATGGGCAATATCCATTACCTGATGGTTGTCCTGTGTTAGAATAATGGCGTTGAGCAGCCCGCTATTGGTATCAATAAACGTCGAAAGCCTTGCTACATCGTGCTCGGCACCGGGAATGTAGAGCGAGCCGGTCGGCTTGCAGAAATCGTTCTGCATGTCGATAATGAAAAGTGCTGTCTTCATAATCGAGAGGTTTTTGGTTTATATTTCGAAGTTGAAACCGCGCTCGGTCAACTCTTGGTATTTTGCCTTATCGAAGCTGTAGTATTTGGCTCCCTTATGTGGAACACCGGTAACGGATTCGTCGTGATCCACAATTACACCTGTGCCCATAATCTTCTTGCGGAAGTTGCGCCTATCTAGTTTCACCTCAAGTATGGCCTCGTATAGGTTTTGCAACTCGGGCATGGTAAACTTTTCGGGAAGAAGTTCAAACCCGATTGGCTGGTAGCGTATTTTTCCCTTAAGCCTGGTGCGTGCTACGCGAAGCATATGGTCGTGGTCGAAGGCAAGTGCGGGAACCTTAGATATTGGGAACCACTCAGCCTTCCCGGCGTCATCGCCAGCCGTAACCTTATAATCCGATAGCTTAATTAGCGCAAAGTAGGCAACGGTAATTACCCTGCCGCGAGGATCGCGGTCCACTTCGCTAAAGGTGTATAATTGCTCTATGAAAACATTCTCAATTCCGGTCTCCTCTTGCAGCTCGCGGCGAGCGCAATCATCGGCGTTTTCGTCCATGTTCAAGAAACCGCCTGGCATAGCCCATCGTCCCTTGTATGGTTCAATGGCGCGTTCAATCAGAAGAACTTTGAGTTCCCCTGCATCGAAACCAAATATTACACAATCGGTGGTTACTGCTGGTCTTGGATAGTCGTAGGTATATGCACCTTTAATTGCCTCCATAATCTTTGTGTTGACTCTACGCAAAGAAAGAAACAATTATTCACATAGCAAAGTATTGTTGCGTATTTTTTACGCAAAGAAGTAAATTGGGTGGGGGGTAACCTGTGGCGGTAGCTGCACTTAGTAGAAAGGTAAATCGACTTACTTGCGTGGTGGCTCAT
This region includes:
- a CDS encoding isochorismatase family protein, which encodes MKTALFIIDMQNDFCKPTGSLYIPGAEHDVARLSTFIDTNSGLLNAIILTQDNHQVMDIAHPGFWRNGKGEFPAPFTGITYADIVSGVWIPRFEKELVLQYLNALDVQGEFPHTIWPEHCLMGSEGAAIVPEIMNAVNQWASQGRFYQLVVKGTNPFTEHFGALRSNVPIDGAPETQLNVELVMKLKTFDRILVAGEAKSHCVANTIKQLFAYPDLMKRLVILNDCMSNVPGFEQIADPIYQRALAMGAVITNSTNINL
- a CDS encoding NUDIX hydrolase, translated to MEAIKGAYTYDYPRPAVTTDCVIFGFDAGELKVLLIERAIEPYKGRWAMPGGFLNMDENADDCARRELQEETGIENVFIEQLYTFSEVDRDPRGRVITVAYFALIKLSDYKVTAGDDAGKAEWFPISKVPALAFDHDHMLRVARTRLKGKIRYQPIGFELLPEKFTMPELQNLYEAILEVKLDRRNFRKKIMGTGVIVDHDESVTGVPHKGAKYYSFDKAKYQELTERGFNFEI